One genomic region from Stackebrandtia nassauensis DSM 44728 encodes:
- a CDS encoding MFS transporter — MVDARARVRYRDVFGVPEFRALWFAELLSICGDQLARVALSVMVFTATDSAALTGLTYGLTYAPSLVGGILLSGLADRFPRREVMAVTDVVRAGLILLVAIPGLPFWVLCVLVGSVSLLTPVFKAAQIAVLPEILSEERFAAAMAIRQMTIQVAQLLGFAGGGLLIAAVSGQTALVLDAATFLFSALLVRMGLRARPAAASASTRPSWLHSMRQGARLAFTDRGLRTLMLLTWLMAVLTVYEGLAAPYAVALGGGSAVTGLLLTADPLGGVIGAYIFGRWVPAQLRPRLIGPLGILAAACLLGCLLQPGLIASLLLFVVSGGLGTIVVMQATTTFTVAVPDANRGQVMGLSNTGLSTASGLSPLLAGVLADDLGAVETVGWFGLASVAVAVPLAVLWRRVMRSDQHRWVPSE; from the coding sequence ATGGTTGATGCCCGTGCCCGGGTGAGATACCGCGACGTCTTCGGGGTGCCGGAGTTTCGCGCGCTGTGGTTCGCCGAACTGCTGTCCATCTGCGGCGACCAACTGGCCCGGGTGGCGCTGTCGGTCATGGTGTTCACCGCCACCGACTCGGCCGCTCTCACCGGTTTGACCTACGGCCTGACCTACGCGCCCTCCCTTGTCGGCGGAATCCTCCTCTCCGGACTGGCCGACCGCTTCCCTCGCCGCGAGGTCATGGCCGTCACCGACGTGGTGCGCGCGGGCCTGATCCTGCTGGTGGCGATACCGGGCCTGCCGTTTTGGGTGCTGTGCGTCCTGGTGGGATCGGTGTCGCTGCTGACCCCGGTGTTCAAGGCGGCGCAGATCGCGGTGCTGCCCGAGATCCTGTCCGAGGAACGATTCGCCGCCGCCATGGCGATCCGTCAGATGACGATCCAGGTGGCGCAGCTGCTGGGCTTCGCCGGGGGCGGCCTGCTGATCGCCGCCGTCAGCGGACAGACCGCGCTGGTCCTGGACGCCGCGACCTTCCTGTTCTCGGCGCTGCTGGTACGGATGGGGCTTCGCGCCCGTCCGGCCGCCGCCTCGGCGTCCACCCGGCCCAGCTGGCTGCACTCCATGCGTCAGGGCGCCCGGCTGGCCTTCACCGACCGGGGCCTGCGCACCCTGATGCTGCTGACCTGGCTGATGGCCGTGCTCACCGTCTATGAGGGACTCGCGGCCCCGTACGCCGTGGCGCTGGGCGGCGGCTCGGCCGTCACCGGGCTGCTGTTGACCGCCGATCCGCTCGGCGGGGTGATCGGCGCGTACATCTTCGGCCGCTGGGTGCCAGCGCAGCTGCGGCCCCGGCTGATCGGTCCACTGGGGATCCTTGCCGCGGCGTGTCTGCTGGGCTGTCTGCTGCAACCGGGGCTGATCGCCTCGCTGCTGCTGTTCGTCGTGTCCGGCGGGCTGGGCACCATCGTGGTCATGCAGGCGACCACCACGTTCACCGTGGCGGTACCTGATGCCAACCGTGGCCAGGTGATGGGCTTGTCCAACACCGGGTTGAGCACGGCCTCGGGACTGAGCCCGCTGCTGGCCGGGGTGCTGGCCGACGACCTCGGGGCGGTGGAGACCGTGGGCTGGTTCGGTCTCGCCAGCGTCGCCGTCGCCGTTCCGCTCGCCGTTCTGTGGCGACGCGTCATGCGCAGTGACCAGCACCGATGGGTTCCGTCGGAGTAG
- a CDS encoding HAD family acid phosphatase, with product MLKRTLWTLSLALLVTAACTPVSPPDEERSSYDAWQDDVKAALKGIDSYLDEHDSENAAIVLDIDNTALETEYHPGKANPPVLKAEKYARKLGMTVLIVTARKEHAKEKSLAELRAAGYSPDDICLREFEESKSKGKARCRKEFTEAGHEITANIGNRDTDFKGGYYDRAFQLPDYDGQLS from the coding sequence ATGCTCAAGCGCACCCTATGGACACTGTCGCTGGCGCTGCTGGTCACGGCCGCCTGTACGCCGGTCAGCCCTCCTGATGAGGAACGCTCCAGCTACGACGCCTGGCAGGACGACGTCAAGGCCGCGTTGAAGGGCATCGACTCCTATCTCGACGAGCACGACAGCGAGAACGCCGCGATCGTGCTGGACATCGACAACACCGCCCTGGAGACCGAATACCACCCCGGCAAGGCCAACCCGCCGGTCCTCAAGGCGGAGAAGTACGCCCGCAAGCTGGGCATGACCGTCCTCATCGTCACCGCCCGCAAGGAACACGCCAAGGAGAAGTCGCTGGCGGAACTGCGCGCCGCCGGGTACTCCCCCGACGACATCTGCCTGCGCGAGTTCGAGGAGTCGAAGTCCAAGGGCAAGGCCCGCTGCCGCAAGGAGTTCACCGAGGCCGGTCACGAGATCACGGCCAACATCGGCAACCGGGACACCGACTTCAAGGGCGGCTACTACGACCGGGCCTTCCAGCTGCCCGACTACGACGGTCAGCTCAGCTGA
- a CDS encoding ATP-binding protein — MESEESKRDGEDFGVLLRTYRVRRTWTQSELAGHAKVSVRTISGLELGRARPRLATARMLADALGLDGPDRDGFLAAAHGNQPAEPTPDSTQEPVPAQLPTDIVDFTGRAEELATLDDALPGLGGGATVVVLTGTAGVGKTALAVRWAHRVAGRFDDGQLYVNLRGFGPGPPVRTIEVVAGFLAALGVPAARIPFKEEQATALYRSLMSGRRMLVVLDNAADADQVRPLMPSGRDSLVLVTSRHLLTGLIVSHGAQQLTVAPLSATDASDLVTAIVGASRTAAKPEAVTALADSCARLPLALRIAAANVRADRYRDIGDYVDELRHGDRLASLSVDGDPTASVRGTFDWSYARLSAPVQRLFRQLGMVPGPGISAEAAAALGGTGSAEASRGLRALADAHLLEALPGQRYTFHDLLRAYATERGLAVDSPAEREAALRRLLDWYLRSATAAVELLFPTGLRLPLPESPAEVEAVAPTDRAEALSWLTTERRNLVAAVTHAADIGMYEPAWRLGDALNGYFDHAGYPVDWLAVGLAARTAAESDGDLAARSAAAINLAHAYHNGGDVDAAIPHGLDARSLAARAGWTAGEARALNRLAVLYADGGSLDRAAVLFAEALELDRRTGDRAGEAKRLMNLGLCAMLSGHLPDAAGYLREALDMPGAATWRYATALPNLGVVQRLMGDFDAAADTFGQALAASNQDGTDLPFNHTEYAELCLDRGRFDEAREHADAAETIARDSGERRSQVWALKTQAVIELRQGCPAEAAERFERLLDIIGDQGFFTQRVIALVGLADARRRLGRLEAAVAHAEEALALSRAKGHRIHEGEALTALADIHLDRHRAADPAALDQALAHAERALELQRRTGHRLGEARTLIVLAHITGHAGRDEDAARIRDEAVALCDHIGLPEAEARLS, encoded by the coding sequence CCGGCCCCGGCTGGCCACGGCGCGGATGCTCGCCGACGCCCTGGGTCTCGACGGCCCGGACCGCGACGGGTTTCTGGCGGCGGCGCACGGGAACCAGCCCGCCGAGCCGACACCGGACTCCACACAGGAACCGGTCCCGGCGCAGCTGCCCACCGACATCGTGGACTTCACCGGCCGCGCCGAGGAACTGGCCACACTGGACGACGCGTTGCCGGGTCTCGGTGGCGGAGCCACGGTCGTGGTACTGACCGGAACCGCGGGAGTGGGCAAGACGGCGCTGGCGGTGCGCTGGGCGCATCGGGTGGCCGGGCGTTTCGACGACGGACAGCTGTACGTGAACCTGCGCGGCTTCGGCCCCGGCCCGCCGGTGCGGACCATCGAGGTGGTCGCCGGATTCCTCGCCGCGCTCGGCGTCCCCGCGGCCCGGATCCCGTTCAAGGAGGAACAGGCCACCGCGCTGTACCGGTCACTGATGTCGGGCCGCCGGATGCTGGTGGTGCTCGACAACGCCGCCGACGCCGACCAGGTCCGTCCCCTGATGCCCAGCGGCCGCGACAGCCTCGTGCTCGTCACCAGCCGCCACCTGCTCACCGGCCTGATCGTCAGCCACGGCGCCCAGCAGCTGACCGTGGCGCCGCTGTCGGCCACCGACGCCAGCGACCTGGTCACCGCCATCGTCGGCGCCAGCCGCACTGCGGCGAAGCCGGAGGCGGTCACCGCGCTGGCCGACAGCTGCGCGCGACTGCCGCTGGCGCTGCGGATCGCCGCCGCCAACGTGCGCGCCGACCGCTACCGCGACATCGGCGACTACGTCGACGAACTGCGGCACGGCGACCGGCTCGCCTCGTTGAGTGTGGACGGCGACCCCACCGCCTCGGTGCGGGGCACCTTCGACTGGTCCTACGCGCGGCTGTCCGCACCGGTGCAGCGGTTGTTCCGGCAGCTCGGAATGGTGCCCGGCCCCGGCATCAGCGCCGAGGCGGCCGCGGCCCTGGGCGGCACCGGCTCGGCCGAGGCGAGCCGGGGGCTGCGCGCGCTGGCCGACGCGCACCTGCTCGAGGCGCTTCCCGGCCAGCGCTACACCTTCCACGACCTGTTGCGCGCCTACGCCACCGAACGCGGCCTGGCCGTCGACAGTCCCGCCGAACGCGAGGCGGCACTGCGCCGACTGCTCGACTGGTACCTGCGCAGCGCGACCGCCGCCGTGGAACTGTTGTTCCCCACGGGATTGCGGCTACCGCTGCCGGAGTCTCCCGCCGAGGTCGAAGCCGTCGCACCCACCGACCGGGCCGAGGCGCTGTCGTGGCTGACGACCGAGCGCCGCAACCTCGTGGCCGCCGTGACCCACGCCGCCGACATCGGGATGTACGAGCCCGCCTGGCGGCTCGGCGACGCTCTCAACGGCTACTTCGACCATGCCGGATACCCGGTGGACTGGCTCGCCGTCGGGCTCGCCGCCCGCACCGCGGCCGAGTCCGACGGCGACCTCGCCGCCCGGTCGGCGGCGGCGATCAACCTGGCGCACGCGTACCACAACGGCGGTGACGTCGACGCCGCCATCCCACACGGCCTGGACGCGCGATCACTGGCCGCGCGGGCCGGATGGACGGCCGGGGAGGCCAGGGCACTCAACCGGCTCGCCGTCCTGTACGCCGACGGCGGTTCACTGGATCGCGCCGCCGTACTGTTCGCCGAGGCGCTGGAACTGGACCGCCGGACCGGCGACCGGGCGGGCGAGGCGAAGCGCCTGATGAACCTCGGTCTGTGCGCCATGCTCAGCGGCCATTTGCCCGACGCGGCCGGGTATCTGCGCGAGGCCCTCGACATGCCCGGCGCCGCGACCTGGCGATACGCCACGGCCCTGCCCAACCTCGGTGTGGTGCAGCGCTTGATGGGCGACTTCGACGCGGCCGCCGACACCTTCGGTCAGGCCCTGGCCGCCAGCAACCAGGACGGAACCGACCTGCCGTTCAACCACACCGAGTACGCGGAGCTGTGCCTCGACCGGGGCCGGTTCGACGAAGCCCGCGAGCACGCCGACGCCGCCGAGACCATCGCCCGTGACTCCGGTGAACGGCGCAGCCAGGTGTGGGCGCTCAAGACCCAGGCGGTGATCGAACTGCGGCAGGGCTGCCCGGCCGAAGCCGCGGAACGCTTCGAGCGTCTGCTGGACATCATCGGTGATCAGGGGTTCTTCACGCAACGGGTCATCGCGCTGGTCGGTCTGGCCGACGCACGACGTCGCCTCGGCCGCCTCGAGGCCGCCGTCGCCCACGCCGAGGAGGCGCTGGCCCTGTCCCGGGCCAAGGGCCACCGGATCCATGAGGGTGAGGCGCTCACCGCGCTGGCCGACATCCACCTCGACCGGCACCGCGCCGCCGACCCCGCCGCGCTCGACCAGGCCCTGGCCCACGCCGAACGCGCGCTGGAACTGCAACGCCGAACCGGGCACCGGCTCGGCGAGGCCCGGACCCTGATCGTCCTGGCGCACATCACCGGCCATGCCGGACGCGACGAGGACGCGGCCCGGATCCGCGACGAGGCCGTCGCCCTGTGTGACCACATCGGACTGCCGGAGGCCGAAGCACGGCTCAGCTGA